Proteins found in one Brachypodium distachyon strain Bd21 chromosome 5, Brachypodium_distachyon_v3.0, whole genome shotgun sequence genomic segment:
- the LOC100830576 gene encoding uncharacterized protein LOC100830576 codes for MPATDSTSSPATHTSFGRSLLSLRHRDHQIHHAPPTPDHNTTHASSSAAAEIDAFQHHAADLLLDLLPSGSSAGPVPEILSLAWTRHLLDSFLVCLEEFRSLLFASPSLARPPLDRLLSDFFDRAVKALDLCNALRDGLDLLRQWRKHLAIAAAALSPHADDPSAPLGQAQIRRARKALTDLTILMLDDKDTSVGAGHRNRSFGLGSSTARGGGGDAQARGHHRRSSSGGSSGGSGSGSHFRSLSWSVSRSWSASRQLQAIGGNLPVPRAHDVAATGGLASAVYTMGSVLFVVAWALVAAIPCQDRGLQAHFAAPRSFPWAGPVTALYERVLEESKKKDRKHSCGLLKEIHQVERCSRQLMEITDAAQFPLDEEKDAEVREAALELVQVCETLKDGLDPLERQVREMFHRIVRTRTEILDSLSRPHTTE; via the coding sequence ATGCCGGCCACCGACTccacctcgtcgccggcgacgcaCACCTCCTTCGGCCGCTCGCTCCTCTCGCTCCGCCACCGCGACCACCAGATCCACCACGCCCCGCCCACGCCCGACCACAACACCACgcacgcctcctcctccgccgccgccgagatcGACGCCTTCCAGCACCACGCCGCTGATCTcctcctcgacctcctcccGTCGGGGTCCTCGGCCGGCCCCGTGCCGGAGATCCTCTCGCTCGCCTGGACCCGCCACCTGCTCGACTCCTTCCTCGTCTGCCTCGAGGAGTTCCGCTCCCTCCTCTTCGCCAGTCCCTCCCTCGCCCGGCCCCCGCTCGACCGCCTCCTCTCCGACTTCTTCGACCGCGCCGTCAAGGCGCTCGACCTCTGCAACGCGCTCCGCGACGGCCTCGACCTGCTCCGCCAGTGGCGCAAGCacctcgccatcgccgccgccgcgctctcccCGCACGCCGACGACCCCTCCGCCCCGCTCGGCCAGGCCCAGATCCGCCGCGCCCGCAAGGCGCTCACCGACCTCACCATCCTCATGCTCGACGACAAGGACACAAGCGTCGGCGCCGGTCACCGGAACCGTTCCTTCGGCCTCGGAAGCAGCACCgccaggggcggcggcggcgacgcgcagGCCCgcggccaccaccgccggagcagcagcggcgggagctccggcggctccGGGTCCGGGTCCCACTTCAGGTCGCTGTCGTGGAGCGTGTCCCGGTCCTGGTCCGCCTCGCGCCAGCTGCAGGCCATCGGGGGGAACCTGCCGGTGCCTCGCGCGCACGACGTCGCCGCCACGGGCGGCCTCGCCTCCGCGGTCTACACCATGGGCTCCGTGCTCTTCGTCGTCGCCTGGGCGCTCGTGGCCGCGATCCCGTGCCAGGACCGCGGCCTCCAGGCCCACTTCGCCGCGCCCAGGAGCTTCCCCTGGGCCGGCCCCGTCACGGCGCTGTACGAGCGCGTGCTCGAGGAGTCCAAGAAGAAGGACCGCAAGCACTCATGCGGGCTGCTCAAGGAGATCCACCAGGTCGAGCGGTGCTCGCGGCAGCTCATGGAGATCACCGATGCCGCGCAGTTCCCCTTGGACGAGGAGAAGGATGCCGAGGTTCGGGAGGCCGCGCTGGAGCTGGTGCAGGTCTGCGAGACCCTCAAGGATGGGCTGGACCCGCTTGAGCGGCAGGTGCGCGAGATGTTCCACCGGATTGTGCGCACCAGGACAGAGATCCTCGACTCCTTGAGTAGGCCGCACACCACCGAGTGA